In the genome of Magnolia sinica isolate HGM2019 chromosome 2, MsV1, whole genome shotgun sequence, one region contains:
- the LOC131224267 gene encoding uncharacterized protein LOC131224267: MGVTTFRTCHGEGKKESPNSFRSGLDHDPAGNKSRPMVHGSTGVTRELPELPSLPGNLCEAFVTNFIGGKKRLKASTHLNNIVQKVGELLKDYIKCFNLEAIQVPKHSDKTTLNAIMQGFRDKPFLFSLDRNPPSTLVEFMNQSQKYINADESRIFQEAAQNKNASIKESTKKEADSTNANKKWKDDCPQDQRKSSKRPDSKFTTYTPLNKPQEQVHMEIKGERFVNWPNKLRGNPNRRSRNKYCHFHHDHKHNTSDCYNLKRKIERLIRKGHLGEHMDQGADRTVTVEKCLSNNRPTEEIQTIVAGHKGGGD, translated from the exons ATGGGGGTCACGACGTTCCG AACCTGCCATGGTGAGGGGAAGAAAGAAAGCCCAAACTCCTTCAGAAGTGGTCTCGATCATGACCCTGCCGGCAACAAATCGCGCCCCATGGTCCATGGATCAACCGGAGTGACAAGAGAGCTGCCGGAGCTCCCCAGCCTGCCAGGCAACCTCTG CGAGGCGTTCGTTACGAACTTCATCGGGGGAAAGAAGAGGCTTAAAGCATCAActcatctgaacaacatagttcaaaaggtTGGAGAACTCCTCAAGGATTACATCAAATGCTTCAACCTTGAAGCCATACAGGTTCCGAAACACTCGGACAAGACGACACTAAATGCTATTATGCAAGGGTTCAGAGATAAGCCCTTTCTCTTTTCCCTAGACAGGAACCCTCCATCCACGTTGGTCGAGTTCATGAACCAGTCGCAGAAATATATCAATGCCGATGAATCCAGGATTTTTCAAGAAGCAGCCCAAAACAAGAATGCCTCGATAAAGGAATCAACAAAAAAGGAGGCCGACTCGACTAATGCCAATAAGAAGTGGAAGGACGATTGCCCTCAGGACCAGCGCAAGTCGAGCAAACGACCCGACAGTAAATTCACCACTTACACCCCGCTCAATAAACCTCAGGAGCAAGTCCATATGGAAATAAAAGGTGAACGCTTCGTCAATTGGCCGAACAAGTTGCGAGGCAATCCTAACCGACGAAGTAGGAACAAGTATTGTCATTTCCATCATGATCATAAACATAATACGAGTGACTGCTACAATCTGAAGCGAAAAATTGAAAGACTCATTCGCAAAGGTCATCTTGGCGAGCACATGGACCAAGGAGCCGATAGAACCGTGACTGTAGAAAAATGCCTGAGTAATAACCGACCGACAGAAGAAATCCAAACTATCGTTGCGGGCCACAAAGGCGGAGGTGACTAG
- the LOC131224278 gene encoding amino acid permease 2-like: MDEDEVQIQRPSQCSKDNGHIERTGDVWTTSARVIGVSIGPAVPFLAWAIAQLGWIVGPALMFLFSFVFCYTATLLADCYQLNQSYNNAVRANLGEVKAKICRVFEFLYPLGMAIVAMITASISMMAIKRSDCFHESGEKNPCHMSSNLYMIMLGVSEIIFSQIPNFEKNRWVRYITPIMSFIYLSVGLCLGVAQVAARRSFKGSLTGISIGTVTQTRKIWRSFQAVGDIAASYSHLPILNTIQNTIKSPPSEAKTMKKATLLSLTITTAYKTLCFCIVYATFGDCTPTTLLAGFGFYNPFWLLDFGNMAIIIHLASVYQLCCRPLFAFVEKWAIQRWPNSEFTTREIPVPIPGFCTYKLNLFRLVWRSIFVVATTVISMIFPFSNDVAGMVGGLGFWPLTVYFPVEIYIVQMKIPKWSVEWVCLQILSLACLIFSVAALVGSIAGMVFDLKPYPPFKIIRYDPFA, from the exons ATGGATGAGGATGAAGTGCAGATACAACGTCCTTCCCAATGCTCCAAAGACAATGGCCACATCGAAAGAACAG GAGATGTTTGGACTACAAGTGCCAGGGTAATCGGGGTTTCGATTGGTCCTGCAGTGCCGTTCCTGGCATGGGCCATTGCACAGCTGGGATGGATAGTAGGGCCGGCTCTCATGTTCCTGTTCTCCTTTGTGTTCTGCTACACTGCCACCCTCCTCGCTGATTGCTACCAGTTGAACCAAAGCTACAATAATGCTGTTCGGGCCAACCTTG GTGAAGTCAAGGCTAAGATATGTCGTGTGTTTGAATTCCTCTATCCGCTTGGCATGGCCATTGTTGCCATGATCACAGCGTCGATTAGCATGAT GGCAATCAAACGGTCCGACTGCTTCCACGAGAGTGGAGAGAAGAACCCGTGCCACATGTCGAGCAATCTTTACATGATCATGCTCGGCGTCTCCGAGATCATCTTCTCTCAAATTCCCAATTTCGAGAAGAATCGTTGGGTCCGCTATATCACACCCATCATGTCCTTTATCTACTTATCTGTCGGCCTATGTCTCGGAGTAGCCCAGGTCGCAG CGAGGAGGAGCTTCAAAGGCAGCCTGACTGGAATAAGCATCGGCACAGTCACACAAACTCGAAAGATCTGGAGAAGCTTCCAAGCTGTCGGTGACATTGCAGCCTCCTACTCTCATCTGCCAATCCTCAACACGATACAG AACACAATCAAATCCCCACCTTCAGAGGCCAAAACCATGAAGAAGGCCACCCTCCTCAGCCTCACCATCACAACAGCCTACAAAACTCTCTGCTTCTGCATTGTCTATGCCACGTTCGGCGACTGCACTCCCACCACCCTCCTCGCCGGCTTTGGCTTCTACAACCCCTTCTGGCTGCTCGACTTCGGCAACATGGCAATCATCATCCACCTCGCCAGCGTCTACCAGCTCTGCTGCCGGCCCTTGTTTGCATTCGTCGAGAAGTGGGCCATTCAAAGATGGCCCAACAGTGAATTTACCACAAGGGAGATCCCAGTCCCGATCCCCGGCTTCTGCACCTACAAACTCAATCTCTTCCGTCTGGTGTGGCGGTCCATCTTCGTCGTGGCCACTACCGTCATCTCCATGATCTTCCCATTCTCCAATGATGTAGCTGGAATGGTCGGTGGGCTAGGGTTTTGGCCACTTACCGTCTACTTCCCAGTAGAGATTTACATTGTACAGATGAAGATACCCAAGTGGAGTGTCGAGTGGGTGTGTCTCCAAATCCTCAGCTTGGCCTGCCTCATCTTCTCGGTGGccgctttggtggggtccattgctgGCATGGTCTTTGATCTGAAGCCGTATCCACCGTTCAAGATCATCCGTTACGACCCCTTTGCCTAG